One genomic segment of Stenotrophomonas sp. 704A1 includes these proteins:
- a CDS encoding TonB-dependent receptor: MSTLPTRHPLTLGLLALLHAPLAAQAASPVATDTAPTPSAVDLDTVTVVGSIVSGEKQALDAQREASHLMNVVSADGIGKLPDHNAAEAVQRVPGVSIERDQGEGRFVAVRGLPAQWNSTTLNGDRLPTAEEETTSRATAFDFFPTELIERIEVSKTLTPDREGDAIGGQVNFVTRTAPTRRTFAASVAGNYNDKAVDTGTSANVLYGDRSADGRFGFLVNGTYWKRPWATDNFEPRRSADSLGTYRLELRDYTGERTTRGVNGGIEFLPADGHRLYARGQYGELSDDETHYKHRYRFDKDRVELQNIHNQLITEFKTFELGGQHTFGRGQVDWKLASAENDFRYGCIPTCADNAYFVVQFNQGRVGYQGLQDRGAGRNSYNIVDGGSVAADTPETHLPPGFSMDPRKMSLSAVELYRVAVNEKDKAVAQLDFSFDASDTLTWKTGAKYRDKQRRARFSDEFYAWNTATGGPVPTLADFPLMDQPGRSGYDIGNGRDYAGDFSQVVPMQALAEWYRQNRQHLVLVPGDSALVANGAALGRNFDVAEKQYAAYAMATWTPDERWDVVGGVRLERTATDVRGLVLERDADGSSALVPNLGRKRYTSVLPQLNVRFSPRSDLNLRLGLTRSFARPNFGDINPGGSFMEADGTFTSGNANLDPTYSDNLDLMAEWYAGPLGLLSGGVFYKNISNPVFQSSSTGSFNGNANVTFYRPENGDDAKLWGAEFAFVRRFDFLPGLWSNFGINANLTVMDSRMHIPGRSGSVPITGQADRLYNVTLYYDDGAFAARLATNHKGAYIESHGGSSVTDAWYGANTSVDFSASYTFDRWTVFAELSNLTDEPLKYYQGSPQRPLQVEYYGRRAQIGLKYLFQ, encoded by the coding sequence ATGTCCACTCTGCCTACGCGCCATCCGCTCACCCTGGGCCTGCTCGCCCTGCTGCATGCCCCGCTGGCCGCCCAGGCCGCGTCCCCGGTCGCGACCGATACCGCACCCACGCCCTCTGCCGTCGATCTGGATACCGTGACCGTGGTCGGCAGCATCGTCAGCGGCGAGAAACAGGCGCTGGATGCACAGCGCGAAGCCAGCCACCTGATGAACGTGGTCAGCGCCGATGGCATCGGCAAGCTGCCCGACCACAACGCGGCCGAAGCCGTGCAGCGGGTACCCGGGGTGTCGATCGAACGCGACCAGGGCGAAGGCCGTTTCGTCGCCGTGCGTGGCCTGCCCGCACAGTGGAACTCGACCACCCTCAACGGCGACCGCCTGCCGACCGCCGAGGAGGAAACCACCAGCCGTGCCACCGCATTCGATTTCTTCCCGACCGAGCTGATCGAGCGCATCGAAGTCAGCAAGACGCTGACGCCGGACCGCGAGGGCGATGCCATCGGCGGCCAGGTCAACTTCGTCACCCGCACGGCACCGACGCGCCGTACCTTCGCTGCCAGCGTGGCCGGCAACTACAACGACAAGGCAGTCGACACCGGTACCAGTGCCAACGTGCTGTACGGCGACCGCAGTGCCGATGGCCGCTTCGGCTTCCTGGTCAACGGCACCTACTGGAAGCGCCCGTGGGCGACCGACAACTTCGAGCCGCGCCGCAGTGCCGACAGCCTCGGCACCTACCGGCTGGAACTGCGTGACTACACGGGCGAGCGCACCACCCGCGGCGTCAACGGTGGCATCGAATTCCTGCCGGCCGACGGCCACCGTCTGTATGCACGTGGCCAGTACGGCGAGCTGAGCGACGATGAGACCCACTACAAGCACCGCTACCGGTTCGACAAGGACCGCGTCGAACTGCAGAACATCCACAACCAGCTGATCACCGAGTTCAAGACCTTCGAACTGGGAGGCCAGCACACCTTCGGTCGCGGCCAGGTGGACTGGAAGCTGGCCAGCGCCGAGAACGACTTCCGCTACGGCTGCATTCCCACCTGCGCCGACAACGCCTACTTCGTGGTCCAGTTCAACCAGGGCAGGGTGGGTTACCAGGGCCTGCAGGACCGCGGCGCAGGGCGCAATTCGTACAACATCGTCGATGGTGGCAGTGTCGCCGCCGATACCCCGGAGACCCATCTGCCGCCCGGCTTCTCGATGGACCCGCGGAAGATGTCGCTGAGCGCGGTGGAGCTGTACCGGGTGGCGGTCAACGAGAAGGACAAGGCGGTTGCGCAACTGGACTTCAGCTTCGATGCCAGCGACACGCTGACCTGGAAGACCGGCGCCAAGTACCGTGACAAGCAGCGCCGCGCGCGGTTCTCCGACGAGTTCTATGCCTGGAACACCGCCACCGGTGGCCCGGTGCCGACCCTGGCCGACTTCCCGTTGATGGACCAGCCCGGCCGCAGTGGCTATGACATCGGCAACGGCCGCGACTATGCAGGTGATTTCTCGCAGGTGGTGCCGATGCAGGCACTGGCCGAGTGGTACCGGCAGAACAGGCAGCACCTGGTGCTGGTGCCCGGCGATTCGGCGCTGGTGGCCAACGGCGCGGCGCTGGGCCGCAACTTCGACGTGGCCGAGAAGCAGTACGCGGCCTATGCGATGGCCACCTGGACGCCGGACGAACGCTGGGACGTGGTCGGCGGTGTGCGCCTGGAGCGGACCGCCACCGATGTGCGCGGGCTGGTGCTGGAGCGCGATGCCGATGGCAGCAGCGCGCTGGTGCCCAACCTGGGCCGCAAGCGCTACACCTCGGTGTTGCCGCAGCTCAACGTGCGCTTCTCGCCACGCAGCGATCTCAACCTGCGGCTGGGCCTGACCCGCAGTTTCGCCCGCCCGAACTTCGGTGACATCAACCCGGGTGGCTCGTTCATGGAAGCCGATGGCACCTTCACCTCCGGCAATGCCAATCTGGACCCGACCTATTCGGACAACCTGGACCTGATGGCCGAGTGGTATGCCGGTCCGCTGGGCCTGCTGTCCGGCGGCGTGTTCTACAAGAACATCAGCAATCCCGTATTCCAGAGCAGCAGCACCGGCAGCTTCAACGGCAATGCCAACGTCACCTTCTACCGGCCCGAGAACGGCGACGACGCCAAGCTGTGGGGCGCCGAGTTCGCTTTCGTACGCCGCTTCGATTTCCTGCCGGGCCTGTGGAGCAACTTCGGCATCAACGCCAACCTGACCGTGATGGACTCGCGCATGCACATCCCGGGACGCAGCGGCAGCGTGCCGATCACCGGGCAGGCCGACCGCCTGTACAACGTCACGCTGTATTACGACGATGGCGCGTTCGCCGCCCGGCTGGCGACCAATCACAAGGGCGCCTACATCGAATCGCACGGCGGCAGCAGCGTGACCGACGCCTGGTATGGCGCCAACACGTCGGTCGACTTCAGCGCGTCCTACACCTTCGATCGCTGGACGGTGTTCGCCGAGCTGAGCAATCTCACCGATGAGCCGCTGAAGTACTACCAGGGCAGCCCGCAGCGTCCGCTGCAGGTGGAGTACTACGGCCGGCGTGCGCAGATCGGCCTGAAGTACCTGTTCCAGTAG
- a CDS encoding alpha-D-ribose 1-methylphosphonate 5-triphosphate diphosphatase, with translation MTRTAESMGERILDNLKLVLADEVVQGHVVLHGPRIRAVGQGRVGLPRAEDCGGDWLLPGFVELHTDNLEKHLVPRPGVAFPAAAAVQAHDAQLLAAGITTACDALSVGDVEADSVRVRTLQAAHAALAGARQQGGLRSNHYLHLRAELPYPGLLPLLEPLLDDPAVRLLSLTDHTPGQRQFRDLRRYAAYYGLAPAANRDWLDELLQARREQQARHRPAHLEQVLRWVRERGLCLASHDDTVAADVDEAVACGARICEFPTTLEAAAVARTAGMTIVAGAPNLVLGGSHSGNVAALDLARAGCLDVLSSDYVPASLLPALGVLCTRLGWGLPRAVATVSHAPARALGLHDRGRIGEGLRADLLRVCGATPDYVAEVWVGGRRLLAQ, from the coding sequence ATGACACGGACGGCGGAATCGATGGGCGAACGCATTCTCGACAACCTGAAGCTGGTGCTGGCCGACGAGGTCGTGCAGGGCCACGTGGTGCTGCACGGGCCACGCATCCGCGCCGTGGGCCAGGGCCGGGTGGGCCTGCCGCGCGCGGAGGACTGCGGCGGCGACTGGTTGCTGCCGGGGTTTGTCGAACTGCATACCGACAATCTGGAGAAACATCTGGTGCCACGTCCCGGCGTTGCGTTCCCCGCGGCTGCGGCGGTACAGGCGCACGATGCCCAGCTGCTGGCGGCGGGCATCACCACCGCCTGCGATGCCCTGTCGGTGGGCGACGTGGAAGCCGACAGCGTGCGCGTGCGCACGCTGCAGGCGGCGCATGCGGCGCTGGCCGGGGCGCGCCAACAGGGCGGGCTGCGCAGCAATCACTACCTGCACCTGCGCGCCGAACTGCCCTATCCCGGCCTGTTGCCGTTGCTGGAGCCGCTGCTGGATGACCCGGCGGTGCGCCTGCTGTCGTTGACCGATCACACGCCGGGACAGCGCCAGTTCCGTGATCTGCGGCGCTATGCGGCCTACTACGGGCTGGCGCCTGCTGCCAACCGCGATTGGCTGGACGAGCTGCTGCAGGCGCGGCGCGAGCAGCAGGCGCGCCACCGCCCGGCGCACCTGGAGCAGGTGCTGCGCTGGGTGCGCGAGCGCGGCCTGTGCCTGGCCAGCCACGATGACACGGTGGCGGCCGACGTCGACGAAGCCGTGGCCTGCGGCGCGCGCATCTGCGAGTTCCCGACCACGCTCGAGGCCGCGGCGGTCGCACGCACGGCCGGCATGACGATCGTCGCCGGCGCGCCCAACCTGGTGCTGGGGGGCTCGCATTCCGGCAATGTCGCCGCGCTGGATCTGGCCCGCGCCGGCTGCCTCGACGTGCTCTCCTCCGACTATGTGCCGGCCAGCCTGCTGCCGGCGCTGGGCGTGCTGTGCACCCGCCTGGGCTGGGGCCTGCCACGCGCGGTGGCCACGGTCAGCCATGCGCCGGCACGGGCGCTGGGCCTGCACGATCGCGGCCGCATCGGCGAGGGCCTGCGCGCCGACCTGCTGCGGGTGTGTGGCGCCACGCCGGACTATGTGGCCGAGGTCTGGGTGGGCGGCCGCCGCCTGCTGGCCCAGTGA
- the phnF gene encoding phosphonate metabolism transcriptional regulator PhnF, with translation MTMTDPAPTPRDSALPLWQQIEQALLRQIRERQLVEGDQLPSAQVLAKRFAVNRHTVRRAIEALEDRGYVRTETGRGSFVQEHPYHYPISRRTRFGRAMHDLSVESHYTLLDARVQVPSRQVARALGLVAGERVHRVVYSSQVEGRTVDHSEAYFPATRFPGLGEVFARTPSVTRTLAAFGVTDYLRRHTTVMARLPDAEVARVLGQSTRRPVLCVHSLNVDPQGLPVQFGITCFAGDWVQLMVSSDP, from the coding sequence ATGACGATGACCGATCCGGCGCCGACGCCGCGCGATTCGGCGCTGCCGCTGTGGCAGCAGATCGAACAGGCGCTGCTGCGGCAGATCCGCGAACGCCAGCTGGTGGAAGGCGACCAGCTGCCCTCGGCGCAGGTGCTGGCCAAGCGCTTCGCCGTCAACCGCCACACCGTGCGGCGCGCGATCGAGGCGCTGGAGGACCGCGGCTACGTGCGCACCGAGACCGGCCGCGGCAGCTTCGTGCAGGAGCATCCGTACCATTACCCGATCAGCCGCCGCACGCGCTTCGGCCGGGCCATGCATGACCTGAGCGTGGAAAGCCACTACACCCTGCTCGACGCCCGCGTGCAGGTGCCGAGCCGGCAGGTGGCGCGTGCGCTGGGCCTGGTTGCAGGCGAGCGCGTGCACCGGGTGGTGTACTCCAGCCAGGTGGAAGGCCGCACGGTGGACCACAGCGAAGCCTATTTCCCGGCCACCCGCTTCCCGGGCCTGGGCGAGGTGTTCGCGCGCACGCCGTCGGTGACCCGCACCCTCGCTGCGTTCGGGGTGACCGACTACCTGCGCCGGCACACCACGGTGATGGCACGGCTGCCGGATGCCGAGGTCGCGCGCGTGCTCGGGCAGTCGACGCGGCGGCCGGTGCTGTGCGTGCATTCGCTGAATGTCGATCCGCAGGGCCTGCCGGTGCAGTTCGGCATCACCTGCTTTGCCGGTGACTGGGTACAGCTGATGGTCAGCAGCGATCCCTAG
- a CDS encoding TIGR03364 family FAD-dependent oxidoreductase, with protein MNNPTALVVGAGIVGLAVARALAVRGCKVTVLERHERAVGASIRNFGMVWPIGVPNGPLYERALRSRQVWQELIDVAGLWHDPSGSLHVAHADDEWAVLQQYAAANAQLRPCHLLDRDAALAMSPALVARELRGALFNADELVVDPRQAIRALPDVLRECHGVQFHWRTPVTAVETGRAWSGSRLFEADQVFVCSGPEFEQLYPELYAAAPLTRCKLQMLRLAAQPSGFRLGAALCGGLSLVHYAGFREAADVAPLQARYQAEHADLIELGIHVMAAQNGLGEVTIGDSHAYAHTHDPFDEHAINQKVLDYLSRFMQVPDARIAQTWHGIYPKLLDGSSEFVAEPAPGVTIVNAIGGGGLGMTLSFGLAEELVDGRYTALRRAA; from the coding sequence ATGAACAACCCAACCGCCCTCGTGGTCGGTGCCGGCATCGTCGGCCTGGCCGTGGCCCGCGCGCTGGCCGTACGTGGCTGCAAGGTCACCGTGCTGGAGCGCCATGAGCGCGCTGTCGGCGCCTCCATCCGCAACTTCGGCATGGTCTGGCCGATCGGCGTGCCCAATGGTCCGCTGTACGAGCGTGCGCTGCGCTCGCGGCAGGTCTGGCAGGAACTGATCGACGTTGCCGGCCTCTGGCACGACCCCAGCGGCTCGCTGCACGTCGCCCATGCCGACGACGAATGGGCCGTGCTGCAGCAGTACGCGGCGGCCAACGCGCAGTTGCGCCCCTGCCACCTGCTGGACCGTGACGCCGCACTGGCGATGTCGCCGGCGCTGGTCGCGCGCGAGCTGCGCGGCGCGCTGTTCAATGCCGATGAGCTGGTGGTCGATCCGCGCCAGGCCATCCGTGCATTGCCGGATGTCCTGCGCGAGTGCCACGGTGTGCAGTTCCATTGGCGCACGCCGGTGACGGCCGTGGAAACGGGACGCGCGTGGTCGGGCAGCCGCCTGTTCGAGGCCGACCAGGTGTTCGTGTGCAGCGGCCCGGAGTTCGAGCAGCTGTATCCGGAACTGTACGCGGCCGCGCCGCTGACCCGCTGCAAGCTGCAGATGCTGCGCCTGGCCGCGCAGCCCTCCGGGTTCCGGCTGGGTGCTGCCCTGTGCGGTGGCCTGTCACTGGTGCACTACGCCGGCTTCCGTGAGGCCGCCGACGTCGCCCCGCTGCAGGCACGCTACCAGGCCGAGCACGCCGACCTGATCGAGCTCGGCATCCACGTGATGGCGGCGCAGAACGGCCTGGGTGAAGTCACCATCGGCGATTCGCATGCCTATGCACATACCCATGACCCGTTCGACGAGCACGCCATCAACCAGAAGGTGCTCGATTACCTGTCCCGCTTCATGCAGGTGCCCGACGCACGCATCGCGCAGACCTGGCACGGAATCTACCCCAAGCTGCTGGACGGCAGCAGCGAGTTCGTCGCCGAGCCGGCGCCGGGCGTGACCATCGTCAACGCCATCGGCGGTGGCGGGCTGGGCATGACGCTCAGTTTCGGCCTGGCCGAAGAACTGGTGGACGGTCGCTACACGGCGCTGCGCCGCGCGGCCTGA
- a CDS encoding DUF5690 family protein yields the protein MSRAPLRTRLQGHPWALTVFAGSAALSTYACMYAFRKPFAAASFDGQHLFGADYKVWLVVAQVLGYMCSKFIGVRVIGELRAERRASLLLGLIGISWLALLGFALVPAPWNIPFLFLNGLPLGMVWGLVFSYLEGRRTTEAMGAILASSFIMASGVVKSVGKWLLLQGVSEFWMPFLCGLLFLPLLLVSVRMLERLPAPDAADLRERSPRLPMDRAQRRAFVRRFLPGLALMILCYVCLTVVRDFRDSFEAELFRELGYGGSAGVFAAIETPVAFAVLALTAGLTWFRNNLNGLIALHALMFIGLATAGLSTLAFREGMLHPLAWLGLVGFGLYLAYVPFNCVFFERLIATFRVAGNVGFVMYLADAFGYLGSVLVLLGHEFSGLQLSWVRFFSSAVIHLSLLGGACLLLSLLYFHHKALRLARVPALASV from the coding sequence ATGAGCCGGGCCCCGCTGCGGACACGCCTGCAGGGGCACCCGTGGGCGCTGACCGTGTTCGCCGGCAGTGCCGCGTTGTCCACCTATGCGTGCATGTATGCCTTCCGCAAGCCGTTCGCTGCCGCGTCCTTCGATGGCCAGCACCTGTTCGGTGCCGACTACAAGGTCTGGCTGGTGGTGGCGCAGGTGCTGGGCTACATGTGCAGCAAATTCATCGGCGTGCGGGTGATCGGCGAACTGCGCGCCGAGCGCCGCGCCAGCCTGCTGCTCGGCCTGATCGGCATCTCCTGGCTGGCCCTGCTTGGCTTCGCGCTGGTGCCGGCGCCCTGGAACATCCCGTTCCTGTTCCTCAACGGCCTGCCGCTGGGCATGGTCTGGGGCCTGGTGTTCAGCTACCTGGAAGGACGGCGCACCACCGAGGCGATGGGCGCGATCCTCGCGTCCAGTTTCATCATGGCCTCCGGCGTGGTGAAGTCGGTCGGCAAGTGGCTGCTGCTGCAGGGCGTGAGCGAGTTCTGGATGCCGTTCCTGTGCGGCCTGCTGTTCCTGCCGCTGCTTCTGGTGTCGGTGCGCATGCTGGAACGCCTTCCTGCGCCGGATGCCGCCGATCTGCGCGAGCGATCGCCGCGCCTGCCGATGGACCGCGCGCAGCGTCGTGCGTTCGTGCGCCGCTTCCTGCCAGGTCTGGCGCTGATGATCCTGTGCTACGTGTGCCTGACCGTGGTCCGCGATTTCCGCGACAGCTTCGAGGCCGAACTGTTCCGCGAGCTGGGTTATGGCGGCAGCGCCGGCGTGTTCGCCGCCATCGAAACGCCGGTGGCGTTCGCGGTGCTGGCGCTGACCGCCGGCCTGACCTGGTTCCGCAACAACCTCAACGGCCTGATCGCCCTGCACGCGCTGATGTTCATCGGCCTGGCCACCGCCGGGCTGAGCACGCTGGCGTTCCGCGAAGGCATGCTGCATCCGCTGGCGTGGCTGGGCCTGGTGGGTTTCGGCCTGTACCTGGCCTACGTGCCCTTCAACTGCGTGTTCTTCGAACGCCTGATCGCCACGTTCCGGGTGGCCGGCAATGTCGGCTTCGTCATGTACCTGGCCGATGCGTTCGGCTATCTCGGCAGTGTGCTGGTCCTGCTCGGCCATGAGTTCTCCGGCCTGCAGCTGTCCTGGGTGCGCTTCTTCTCCAGTGCGGTCATCCACCTGTCGCTGCTGGGCGGTGCCTGCCTGCTGTTGTCCCTGCTGTACTTCCACCACAAGGCGCTGCGCCTGGCCCGCGTGCCGGCACTTGCCTCCGTCTGA
- a CDS encoding HAD family hydrolase, with product MRYRLAVLDIAGTTVADPGLVAHAFAEAMAAAGQPIEVEDVRPLMGYPKPQAIARLLGAAQEDPRVAPIHADFVARMLACYRHAPGIAQLPGAEALFETLRAHDIRIGLDTGFSRDIAEVIIERLGWQHRIDALVASDEVPAGRPAPYMIQALMQRTGVDDPASVVKVGDTEVDINEGRNAGVGLNVAVTTGAFTRAELLPHGPDHIIDHLDRLPALLGLARAGTVAAA from the coding sequence ATGCGCTACCGCCTCGCCGTTCTTGATATCGCTGGAACCACCGTTGCCGACCCGGGCCTGGTCGCCCATGCCTTCGCTGAAGCGATGGCTGCCGCGGGCCAGCCCATCGAGGTGGAGGATGTGCGCCCGTTGATGGGCTATCCCAAGCCGCAGGCGATTGCCCGCCTGTTGGGAGCGGCGCAGGAAGACCCGCGCGTGGCGCCGATCCACGCCGACTTCGTGGCGCGCATGCTCGCGTGCTACCGCCATGCGCCGGGCATCGCACAGTTGCCCGGTGCCGAGGCCCTGTTTGAAACGCTGCGCGCGCACGACATCCGCATCGGCCTGGATACCGGCTTCTCGCGTGACATTGCCGAGGTGATCATCGAACGGCTCGGCTGGCAGCACCGCATCGACGCGCTGGTGGCCAGCGACGAGGTGCCCGCCGGGCGCCCGGCCCCGTACATGATCCAGGCGCTGATGCAGCGCACCGGCGTGGATGATCCGGCCAGTGTGGTGAAGGTGGGCGACACCGAGGTCGACATCAACGAAGGCCGCAACGCCGGCGTCGGCCTGAACGTGGCCGTCACCACCGGCGCGTTCACCCGCGCCGAACTGCTGCCGCATGGCCCGGACCACATCATCGACCACCTGGATCGCCTGCCGGCGCTGCTCGGCCTGGCACGCGCCGGCACGGTCGCCGCTGCATGA
- a CDS encoding LysR substrate-binding domain-containing protein, producing MSRPPLHALQGFVAAARLGNLSRAAALMNVTVSALSHQVRQLEERLGQPLLIRQARGVALTLEGQRLLDRVGPHLDAISEAFQPYAARPEHVLTLSAVPSMASAWLVPRLGDFVAAHPQIEINLQSSERLIDFDRQLQFDAALRLGAGQWPGLVVEPLFDEWLLPMASPALIERMGGIDRVPLVQWPLLGDPDGAWGAWFALSGQQPPSRFVAVLDDSEAHHRAALDGVGVALGRVTRARLLLDSGQLVALSTQRLKTAWPHWLVYPQRSSRHRGFLAFRDWLHAQAAEHVRHTAAQGAPG from the coding sequence ATGTCCCGTCCACCGCTGCATGCCCTGCAGGGATTCGTTGCCGCCGCACGGCTGGGCAATCTGTCCCGTGCCGCCGCCCTGATGAATGTGACGGTCAGCGCGCTCAGCCACCAGGTGCGGCAGCTGGAGGAGCGCCTGGGCCAGCCGCTGCTGATCCGCCAGGCACGCGGCGTGGCCCTGACCCTGGAAGGGCAGCGCCTGCTGGACCGCGTGGGTCCGCACCTGGATGCGATCAGCGAAGCGTTCCAGCCGTACGCCGCGCGCCCCGAGCATGTACTCACCCTCAGTGCCGTGCCCTCGATGGCCAGTGCGTGGCTGGTGCCGCGGCTGGGCGACTTCGTGGCCGCGCACCCGCAGATCGAGATCAACCTGCAATCGAGCGAACGTCTGATCGACTTCGATCGGCAGCTGCAGTTCGATGCTGCGCTGCGGCTGGGCGCCGGGCAGTGGCCGGGACTGGTGGTGGAACCGCTGTTCGATGAATGGCTGCTGCCGATGGCCAGCCCCGCGCTGATCGAGCGGATGGGCGGCATCGACCGCGTGCCGCTGGTGCAGTGGCCGTTGCTGGGCGACCCGGACGGCGCATGGGGCGCGTGGTTCGCGCTGAGTGGACAACAACCGCCTTCGCGGTTCGTGGCGGTGCTGGACGACTCCGAGGCCCACCATCGCGCGGCCCTGGATGGCGTCGGCGTCGCGCTGGGACGGGTGACCCGGGCACGCCTGCTGCTCGATTCAGGCCAGCTGGTCGCCCTGTCGACGCAGCGCCTGAAGACCGCGTGGCCGCACTGGCTGGTCTATCCGCAGCGCTCTTCACGGCACCGTGGCTTCCTTGCGTTCCGCGACTGGCTGCACGCCCAGGCGGCCGAGCACGTGCGGCACACGGCGGCGCAGGGCGCGCCCGGCTAG
- a CDS encoding GIY-YIG nuclease family protein, with the protein MQSDIRIDGRVFAYVFPCAWEDYAKIGFSRDPLGRISALHRRWFEFFDLEAGALVEAESERDARDLELQLRAPFKAHRAPAPMTVQDKAGGRTEWVRGANQALAVAIDGLGEQGYRCYPLKPWLRAALQLRMDRLHDWAAAQLPQEEGLRMPGGPGEVALRDTLDGYRALEIDPLPWLPDHVQRWYAG; encoded by the coding sequence ATGCAATCGGACATCCGCATCGATGGTCGGGTCTTCGCCTACGTCTTCCCCTGCGCGTGGGAAGACTACGCGAAGATCGGCTTCTCCCGTGATCCGCTCGGACGCATCAGCGCACTGCACCGGCGCTGGTTCGAGTTCTTCGATCTGGAGGCGGGCGCACTGGTGGAGGCGGAAAGCGAGCGCGATGCGCGTGACCTGGAACTGCAGCTGCGCGCGCCATTCAAGGCGCACCGCGCACCGGCACCGATGACGGTGCAGGACAAGGCCGGAGGGCGCACCGAATGGGTCCGTGGTGCCAACCAGGCGCTGGCGGTGGCGATCGACGGCCTGGGCGAACAGGGCTATCGCTGCTACCCGCTGAAGCCATGGCTGCGGGCCGCGCTGCAGCTGCGCATGGACCGGCTGCATGACTGGGCGGCGGCGCAGCTGCCGCAGGAAGAAGGCCTGCGGATGCCCGGTGGCCCCGGCGAGGTTGCCCTGCGCGACACCCTCGATGGCTATCGGGCGCTGGAGATCGATCCGTTGCCGTGGCTGCCCGACCATGTCCAGCGCTGGTATGCAGGTTGA
- a CDS encoding alkaline phosphatase encodes MTARMPRRWLHCPLLLALAALAGCQPNLRGDAVASGDARPHNVIVMINDGAGWGTWDAAAYWQYGSREGAPYAAFPQRLAVTTFPLNASSQPTRDNAQTLGYDPARAWDSEPVPAPDLPFAGYQYLAAVATDSAAAGTALSSGIKTYNNAINVNNDGQPVEFNTLRAKRLGMATGVVTSVPFAHATPAAFAAQNASRNDYHAIAHQMLAQGHLDLVMGTGGPGYSVDGRACGQGTDAAPAEGCANPWQWVSQQDWQQLEAGGTLGGNPAGPWRLIRSKEDFLALAQGQLPADRPLIGVPRVANTLQQARQLQVLGRDAATPSGVRKIDSVPDLATMTRGALWFLQQRSAHGLFLMVEGGATDWAAHTSACATGWQYGPCSDQPQYGRLIEETVGFNDAVAAVVDWIERNGGWERNLLIVTTDHDNSLPMGPDAQRIAFEPVRNNGRGRMPGMSFRPTGNHSNALVPLWAKGAGSQLLGQRVRGVDAGYRQHVRWNDGSYIDNTDVAAAVQDALQRPR; translated from the coding sequence ATGACTGCACGCATGCCACGCCGCTGGCTCCATTGCCCGTTGCTGCTCGCACTGGCCGCGCTGGCCGGGTGCCAGCCGAACCTGCGCGGCGACGCCGTCGCTTCCGGCGACGCGCGCCCGCACAACGTGATCGTGATGATCAACGACGGTGCCGGGTGGGGGACCTGGGATGCCGCCGCGTACTGGCAGTACGGCAGCCGCGAAGGGGCGCCGTACGCGGCCTTCCCGCAGCGCCTGGCGGTGACCACCTTCCCGTTGAACGCCAGCAGCCAGCCGACCCGCGACAACGCACAGACCCTGGGCTACGACCCGGCCAGGGCCTGGGACAGCGAGCCGGTGCCGGCGCCGGACCTGCCGTTCGCCGGCTACCAGTATCTGGCCGCGGTGGCGACCGACAGCGCTGCAGCGGGCACCGCATTGTCCTCGGGCATCAAGACCTACAACAACGCCATCAACGTCAACAACGATGGCCAGCCGGTCGAGTTCAACACGCTGCGCGCCAAGCGCCTGGGCATGGCCACCGGGGTGGTCACCTCGGTACCGTTCGCGCACGCCACGCCCGCTGCGTTCGCGGCGCAGAACGCCTCGCGCAACGACTACCACGCCATCGCGCACCAGATGCTGGCGCAGGGCCACCTGGACCTGGTGATGGGCACCGGCGGTCCTGGCTACAGCGTGGATGGACGCGCCTGTGGCCAGGGCACGGATGCCGCGCCGGCCGAAGGCTGCGCGAATCCGTGGCAGTGGGTCTCGCAGCAGGACTGGCAGCAGCTGGAAGCGGGCGGCACCCTCGGTGGCAATCCGGCCGGACCGTGGCGCCTGATCCGCAGCAAGGAGGACTTCCTCGCGCTGGCGCAGGGCCAGCTGCCCGCCGACCGGCCGCTGATCGGCGTGCCGCGCGTGGCCAACACGCTGCAGCAGGCGCGCCAGCTGCAGGTGCTGGGCAGGGACGCGGCAACGCCTTCCGGTGTGAGGAAGATCGACAGCGTGCCGGACCTTGCGACCATGACCCGCGGTGCGCTGTGGTTCCTGCAGCAGCGCTCGGCCCACGGCCTGTTCCTGATGGTGGAGGGCGGTGCCACCGACTGGGCCGCGCATACCAGCGCCTGCGCTACCGGATGGCAGTACGGTCCATGCAGCGACCAGCCGCAGTACGGCCGGCTGATCGAGGAGACCGTGGGGTTCAACGATGCGGTGGCGGCGGTGGTCGACTGGATCGAGCGCAACGGCGGGTGGGAACGCAACCTGCTGATCGTCACCACCGACCACGACAACAGCCTGCCGATGGGCCCGGATGCACAGCGCATCGCCTTCGAGCCGGTCCGCAACAACGGCCGCGGGCGCATGCCGGGCATGAGTTTCCGCCCCACCGGCAACCATTCCAATGCACTGGTGCCGTTGTGGGCCAAGGGTGCGGGATCGCAGTTGCTGGGCCAGCGCGTGCGGGGTGTCGATGCGGGCTACCGCCAGCATGTGCGCTGGAACGACGGCAGCTACATCGACAACACCGACGTGGCCGCGGCGGTGCAGGACGCGCTGCAGCGCCCGCGCTGA